In one Micromonospora polyrhachis genomic region, the following are encoded:
- a CDS encoding replication-relaxation family protein has translation MRKPLPAVDPLLRLQASITARDDRLLGWLYDHGVLTTDQIAAALFPSLDFAQRRLRRLTVLRAVDRFRPNRAYGGSYPYHYVLDQLGYDHVHAQRGLGRPRRDQARRRKQSLTSRPDLPHLLGGNQVFIDLAAHAHARAHPDSRLVRWQPASAFHEPGVLYRAGGNPQMMVHGSTGLPRPDGAGVWTEQDRSVPFFLEYDTGRERLDILTEKIAKYERLYAMSTWAWPVLFHLPSARREANLHHRLAAVPGLETAIATTTAELRTATGASPADQVWQLAGRSTGRHRLIDLPYTDTDHDDAFPTHTTPSQDGRTV, from the coding sequence ATGCGTAAACCGCTACCCGCTGTGGATCCGCTGCTGCGGCTACAGGCCAGCATCACCGCCCGCGACGACCGGCTCCTCGGCTGGCTCTACGACCACGGCGTGCTCACCACCGACCAGATCGCCGCCGCACTGTTCCCGTCCCTGGACTTCGCCCAACGCCGGCTGCGCCGCCTGACCGTCCTGCGGGCGGTGGACAGGTTCCGGCCCAACCGGGCCTACGGCGGCTCCTACCCGTACCACTACGTCCTGGACCAGCTCGGCTACGACCACGTCCACGCCCAACGCGGACTCGGACGACCACGCCGGGACCAGGCCCGCCGCCGCAAACAGTCCCTCACCTCGCGGCCGGACCTGCCGCACCTGCTCGGCGGCAACCAGGTCTTCATCGACCTCGCCGCCCACGCCCACGCCCGCGCCCACCCCGACAGCCGATTGGTCCGCTGGCAGCCCGCGTCCGCGTTCCACGAGCCCGGCGTACTCTACCGGGCAGGCGGCAACCCGCAGATGATGGTCCATGGATCGACCGGACTGCCCCGCCCGGACGGCGCCGGGGTGTGGACCGAGCAGGACCGCTCGGTACCGTTCTTCCTCGAGTACGACACCGGCCGCGAACGCCTCGACATCCTCACCGAGAAGATCGCCAAGTACGAACGGCTGTACGCGATGAGCACGTGGGCGTGGCCGGTCCTGTTCCACCTGCCCTCGGCCCGCCGCGAGGCGAACCTGCACCACCGCCTCGCCGCCGTTCCCGGCCTGGAGACGGCCATCGCCACCACCACTGCCGAACTGCGTACCGCCACCGGCGCCAGCCCCGCCGACCAGGTCTGGCAACTCGCCGGCCGCAGCACCGGCCGCCACCGCCTCATCGACCTGCCCTACACCGACACCGACCACGACGACGCGTTCCCCACCCACACCACGCCCAGCCAGGACGGGCGGACCGTCTAA
- a CDS encoding DUF2637 domain-containing protein: MASPDQRHPGAPEQESTRRERLENRTQVAIMLLIGGAAGAASFTHVHDVAAGHGQPGWLAWADAVVLELTSIAAGLELRRNRRLERSVAFPATVLVLAVLLSLAAQVVEAEASVIGWIAAALPALGFLAMVKIALGRADPAPPHRTAWTEPEPVPDTHQPVPVIAAAVQDRTTAGPAVADRRTAVPDRRDTEVSTDDGGPEVAALVPAARTAARTLAAEGTLLSRKALARQLRAEGHQLSNATASALVRVLRAETTPPAPDLSPRQAA; this comes from the coding sequence TTGGCCTCACCTGACCAACGTCACCCTGGCGCACCAGAGCAGGAGAGCACGAGGCGGGAGCGGCTGGAGAACCGCACCCAGGTGGCGATCATGCTGCTGATCGGCGGCGCGGCCGGGGCGGCATCGTTCACGCATGTGCATGACGTCGCGGCTGGGCATGGTCAGCCGGGCTGGCTGGCCTGGGCCGACGCCGTCGTCCTGGAGTTGACGTCGATCGCCGCCGGTCTGGAGCTGCGGCGCAACCGGCGCCTGGAAAGGAGCGTCGCCTTCCCCGCCACGGTGCTGGTCCTGGCGGTGTTGCTGTCCCTGGCGGCGCAGGTGGTGGAGGCGGAGGCGTCGGTGATCGGCTGGATCGCGGCCGCCCTGCCAGCCCTGGGCTTTCTGGCGATGGTGAAGATTGCCCTCGGCCGCGCCGACCCCGCCCCACCCCACCGGACCGCCTGGACCGAGCCCGAGCCGGTCCCGGACACTCACCAGCCGGTCCCCGTGATCGCTGCTGCCGTCCAGGACCGCACGACCGCGGGCCCCGCCGTCGCGGACCGGCGTACGGCGGTCCCGGACCGCCGGGACACCGAGGTGTCGACGGACGACGGCGGTCCGGAGGTCGCCGCGCTGGTCCCGGCCGCCCGGACCGCCGCCCGCACCCTCGCCGCCGAGGGAACCCTGCTGTCCCGCAAGGCGCTCGCCCGACAACTACGCGCGGAGGGGCACCAGCTGTCCAACGCCACAGCGTCGGCGCTTGTGCGCGTCCTCCGCGCCGAGACCACCCCGCCCGCACCGGATCTGTCACCGCGGCAGGCCGCGTGA